Proteins encoded in a region of the Methylosinus trichosporium OB3b genome:
- a CDS encoding transporter substrate-binding domain-containing protein has protein sequence MASRRLALALIVAPLLTAFAQAAEPAPAPSFWDPGRKLEKPDLSTIKQIRFLTEDDYPPFDFALPDGTVAGFNVDLARALCEELEVVCTIQRRRFDLIVAALEEGAGDAAVASMAVSDAARKAVDFTAPYYTTPGRFVIRKDSLLPAATPSALADRTIAVAEGGAHEAFLKTFFPKATLATFPTAQQARAALKEGRAHAMFGDAITLAFWLNGQEAGECCRFMDGPFTDPRFFGDGVGIAVRKNNVALRRALDYALARIAQKGVYSELYLKYFPIGPY, from the coding sequence TTGGCAAGCCGCCGGCTCGCGCTCGCGCTGATCGTCGCGCCTCTGCTCACGGCTTTCGCCCAAGCGGCGGAGCCTGCGCCCGCGCCTTCCTTCTGGGACCCGGGGCGCAAGCTGGAGAAGCCCGATCTCTCCACGATCAAGCAGATCCGCTTCCTCACCGAGGATGATTATCCGCCCTTCGATTTCGCTCTGCCGGATGGGACGGTCGCCGGCTTCAATGTCGATCTCGCGCGCGCGCTCTGCGAGGAGCTCGAGGTCGTCTGCACCATTCAGCGCCGCCGCTTCGATCTCATCGTCGCCGCGCTCGAGGAGGGCGCCGGAGACGCGGCCGTCGCCTCGATGGCGGTGAGCGACGCGGCGCGCAAGGCGGTCGATTTCACCGCGCCTTATTACACGACGCCCGGCCGTTTCGTGATCCGCAAGGATTCGCTGCTGCCCGCAGCGACGCCGTCGGCGCTCGCCGATCGCACCATCGCCGTCGCCGAGGGCGGCGCCCATGAGGCGTTTCTGAAGACCTTCTTTCCCAAGGCGACGCTCGCGACCTTCCCCACCGCGCAGCAGGCGCGCGCGGCGCTGAAGGAGGGCCGCGCCCATGCGATGTTCGGCGACGCCATCACGCTCGCCTTCTGGCTCAATGGCCAGGAGGCGGGCGAGTGCTGTCGGTTCATGGATGGCCCGTTCACCGATCCGCGCTTCTTCGGCGACGGCGTCGGCATAGCGGTGAGGAAGAACAATGTCGCGCTGCGCCGCGCGCTCGATTACGCGCTGGCCCGGATCGCGCAGAAGGGCGTCTATTCAGAGCTGTATCTGAAGTATTTTCCGATCGGGCCGTATTGA